The Dioscorea cayenensis subsp. rotundata cultivar TDr96_F1 chromosome 7, TDr96_F1_v2_PseudoChromosome.rev07_lg8_w22 25.fasta, whole genome shotgun sequence genome includes a region encoding these proteins:
- the LOC120265871 gene encoding uncharacterized serine-rich protein C215.13-like: MDGVSLIDVPSENDLLIVSPSSGSGAAENFKDHNLTITETDQMLQGTNFVNKSELMLRDPELSASPKRKRIISNKYNLRKSLAWDSEFFTSEGVLNQEELAIVNSTYAKAEAGKLPRILEDIRKSSESNTTLDSDSWELENLEVDLFGDLRASIQRPVSQCDRNSQLVPSIKSACPVNVDTSKPSLNSKAEISSRLRMKPPVAGKRDVTSKKPTIVSSKSALLPSRVVAAGSRDPKLKPPIIAPRTRLVPPVPNKKSPTSERIQIKSDSVESLSGTASNRQSPVALKKIYSNSCRASYKSMKLTNSPTASVSGNSIVSAVTPNNSFVGNSSKQLDKSPSKTPRRKVQTADKLSSSITKTPLRSSKTKIEVQSATKSQESVKSRLRFSSSASPHSSLDSLASDSSSSTSMVMNHGNSVVSPLIAGSVSPSFRVPFDINVLKSPKLRKSPGIQVSAGSSAGHSPPLNNVSSKSEPKSMKPSGLRLPSPKIGYFDAEKSLTNNISRNSLNGLRNNSARNTSGPSKRLSKPPSPRPVTESISSPQMVSSLTASPPLLQQSSRPYSAHRKSEQHDELCSKDDSQDVASSASMSAILNSDKPEISDLISRDIKSHNLLAVTRDVQKENKFPPEKDNGVQVEPLEKKISHLSLSSNLGPPCTSTESIS; encoded by the exons ATGGACGGCGTCTCCCTCATCGATGTGCCCTCGGAGAACGATCTCCTCATCGTTTCTCCTTCCAGCGGTTCAG GAGCTGCAGAAAATTTCAAGGACCATAACTTGACTATCACAGAGACAGACCAAATGCTCCAAGGGACGAACTTTGTGAATAAGAGTGAACTTATGTTACGAGATCCTGAATTATCCGCGTCGCCTAAGCGGAAGCGCATAATATCAAACAAGTATAATCTGCGAAAAAGTTTGGCCTGGGATAGTGAATTTTTCACCAGTGAAG GCGTACTGAATCAGGAAGAACTGGCCATTGTTAACAGCACTTATGCAAAAGCAGAAGCAGGCAAATTACCTCGAATTTTAGAAGATATAAGGAAGTCCTCAGAGTCTAACACTACATTAGATAGTGATAGCTGGGAATTAGAAAATCTTGAAGTAGACCTATTTGGGGACCTGCGTGCTTCTATCCAGAGGCCTGTTAGTCAATGTGATAGAAATTCACAACTGGTGCCTTCTATCAAATCTGCGTGTCCCGTGAATGTTGATACATCAAAGCCTTCAT TGAACAgcaaggctgaaatttcttctCGTCTTAGG ATGAAGCCACCTGTTGCTGGTAAAAGGGATGTTACTAGCAAGAAACCGACAATAGTTTCTTCTAAATCAGCCCTCCTTCCTTCAAGAGTG GTTGCAGCAGGAAGTAGAGACCCAAAACTAAAACCTCCTATAATTGCACCCAGAACCAGATTGGTACCTCCGGTGCCAAACAAGAAGTCTCCTACATCTGAAAGGATTCAAATAAAGAGTGACAGTGTCGAGAGTCTATCTG GCACAGCATCTAATCGCCAATCTCCTGTAGCTTTGAAGAAAATATACAGTAACTCATGCAGGGCCAGTTATAAGTCCATGAAATTGACAAATTCTCCTACTGCTTCAGTTTCAGGAAACAGTATAGTTTCAGCAGTTACTCCAAATAATAGCTTTGTAGGCAATTCATCTAAACAGTTAGATAAATCTCCCTCCAAAACCCCTAGGAGAAAAGTTCAAACTGCTGATAAGTTATCATCCTCCATTACTAAAACTCCTTTGAGGTCATCTAAGACTAAAATTGAGGTGCAGAGTGCAACAAAGTCTCAAGAAAGCGTGAAGTCCAGACTCAGATTTTCTTCCAGCGCATCTCCCCATAGTTCCCTTGATAGTTTGGCCTCAGACTCATCTTCATCAACCTCCATGGTTATGAATCATGGTAATTCAGTGGTTAGCCCTCTAATTGCCGGTTCTGTATCACCTTCCTTTAGAGTTCCATTTGACATTAATGTACTTAAATCACCAAAGCTGCGAAAATCTCCCGGAATTCAAGTATCGGCCGGATCCTCCGCTGGACACAGTCCTCCTCTAAACAATGTCAGTAGCAAGTCTGAACCTAAATCCATGAAACCATCAGGCCTTCGGCTTCCAAGTCCCAAGATAGGATACTTTGATGCG GAGAAATCTCTCACAAACAATATCAGCAGAAATTCTCTAAATGGTCTGCGAAACAATTCGGCAAGGAACACTTCTGGGCCGAGCAAACGTCTTAGTAAGCCACCTTCTCCAAGACCAGTCACAGAGAGTATCAGTTCTCCTCAGATGGTATCTTCATTGACAGCATCACCACCTCTACTACAACAATCCTCACGGCCATATAGTGCACACAGGAAGTCAGAGCAACATGATGAGTTGTGTTCCAAAGATGATTCACAAGATGTGGCCAGTTCTGCTTCTATGTCAGCCATTCTTAATTCAGACAAACCTGAAATTTCTGATCTAATTTCCAGGGATATCAAGTCACATAACTTGCTTGCAGTTACAAGGGATGTGCAGAAGGAAAACAAGTTTCCTCCAGAAAAAGATAATGGTGTGCAGGTTGagcctttggagaagaagatatCTCATCTTAGTCTTTCAAGCAATTTAGGACCACCTTGCACTTCTACAGAATCTATCTCTTAG
- the LOC120265872 gene encoding arogenate dehydratase 2-like — MAATRASWIHSVPSPTLEAERSSVQAPSRLFLKPRRKALVLASVRTGGADGDGSVLNSTGSSIDLNRSSLDSSSEFASKDPSTLPRPLSRVDLSGGGNGSRLRVAYQGLPGAYSESAAAKAYPNCEAVPCATFENAFEAVEKWNVDRAVLPIENSLGGSIHRNYDLLLRHKLHIVGEVKYAVCHCLLANHGVKLEQLRRVLSHPQALAQCEHTLAKLGVVRENVDDTAGAAKFIADNKLEDAGAVASSLAAELYGLNILARDIQDDSDNITRFLMLAREPIIPGTEKPFKTSIVFSLEEGPGELFKALAVFALRKINLSKIESRPQQNRLLRGAEHDGKDGSNCFDYLFYVDFESSMASSVAQNALKHLKEFATFLRVLGSYPMDTSQA; from the exons ATGGCGGCCACTCGAGCTTCGTGGATCCACTCCGTCCCCTCTCCAACCCTCGAAGCCGAGAGAAGCTCCGTCCAAGCTCCATCTAGGCTCTTTCTTAAACCTCGCCGGAAAGCCCTAGTCTTGGCTTCAGTCCGAACCGGAGGAGCTGACGGAGATGGTAGCGTCCTCAATAGCACCGGTTCCTCTATCGATCTGAATCGTTCCTCTCTTGATTCTTCTTCTGAGTTTGCTTCCAAAGACCCTTCAACACTTCCTC gGCCTCTTTCTCGTGTGGATCTCTCCGGTGGTGGCAATGGATCTCGGCTTCGAGTTGCTTACCAG GGTCTTCCTGGTGCTTATAGTGAATCTGCTGCGGCGAAGGCGTACCCGAATTGTGAGGCAGTTCCTTGCGCAACGTTTGAGAATGCTTTTGAA GCTGTTGAGAAGTGGAATGTTGACCGAGCTGTTCTACCAATTGAGAACTCACTTGGCGGTAGTATTCATCGGAATTATGATCTTTTACTTCGCCATAAGTTGCATATTGTAGGGGAAGTGAAATATGCTGTTTGTCACTGCTTATTAGCTAACCATGGCGTGAAATTAGAACAACTCCGACGAGTACTTAGTCACCCTCAG GCTCTTGCGCAATGTGAGCATACCCTAGCAAAGTTGGGGGTTGTTAGAGAAAATGTTGATGATACAGCTGGGGCTGCGAAG TTTATTGCTGATAACAAGCTTGAAGATGCTGGTGCTGTTGCAAGTTCATTAGCAGCTGAACTCTATGGTTTAAATATCCTTGCCCGAGATATTCAG GATGACTCTGATAATATCACTCGCTTCTTAATGCTCGCTAGAGAACCTATTATTCCGGGTACTGAAAAACCATTCAAG ACAAGCATAGTCTTCTCCCTCGAAGAAGGCCCCGGTGAGCTTTTCAAGGCACTAGCTGTCTTTGCTTTGCGAAAGATCAACCTCTCAAAG ATTGAAAGTCGTCCTCAGCAAAATAGGCTTTTACGTGGCGCCGAGCATGATGGAAAAGATGGATCTAA CTGTTTCGACTACCTATTTTATGTAGATTTTGAATCATCGATGGCTTCATCAGTTGCGCAGAACGCACTAAAGCATCTCAAG GAGTTCGCGACATTCCTAAGGGTGTTAGGGAGCTATCCAATGGACACCAGTCAAGCTTGA
- the LOC120265874 gene encoding dof zinc finger protein DOF2.1-like, which produces MEISSSDYHHQIMNTHTLEDVLVQQDQQQQQQQQQQQEKKPRPSPETALKCPRCESTNTKFCYYNNYSLSQPRYFCKGCRRYWTKGGSLRNVPVGGGCRKNKKSSSNSSSSSSSSSSSKRSHDHYPLNTLPTPPPPFSPFDPNDLTLAFARLHNPNPNPNTSPSFITTTPYSNTALLDALRTGNTSTNPSGFQSLYYDNCLGLDGGNLFGSSVTTTTATITTTTTTSSSHEAMDHHGEENKAYLGLQWQLGNLDAGRDYWNGVNSSSWHDAGLINSSLL; this is translated from the exons ATGGAGATCTCCAGTTCAGACTATCATCATcag atcATGAACACCCACACTCTTGAAGATGTTTTAGtccaacaagatcaacaacaacaacaacaacaacaacaacaacaagagaagaaaCCAAGACCAAGCCCAGAAACAGCTCTCAAATGTCCAAGATGTGAGTCTACAAACACAAAGTTCTGTTACTACAACAACTACAGCCTCTCTCAACCAAGATACTTCTGCAAAGGTTGCAGGAGGTACTGGACCAAAGGTGGATCTCTCAGGAATGTCCCTGTTGGTGGTGGTTGTAGAAAGAACAAGAAGTCCTCTTCcaactcttcttcttcatcatcttcttcctcttcttcaaaGAGATCTCATGATCATTATCCTCTCAATACCCTTCCAACACCTCCACCACCTTTCTCTCCTTTTGACCCTAATGATCTCACCCTTGCCTTTGCCAGACTCcacaaccctaaccctaaccctaatacTTCTCCTTCTTTTATCACAACTACTCCTTACTCAAACACAGCCTTGCTTGATGCTCTTAGAACTGGCAACACCTCTACAAACCCTAGTGGATTTCAGAGTCTTTACTATGATAATTGTTTGGGTCTTGATGGAGGTAATTTGTTTGGCTCTTCTGTGACAACAACTACTGCTACAATCACAACAACTACTactacttcttcttctcatgAAGCCATGGATCATCATGGAGAGGAAAACAAAGCTTACTTGGGTCTTCAATGGCAGCTTGGAAACTTGGATGCTGGTAGAGATTACTGGAATGGTGTTAATTCTTCTTCTTGGCATGATGCTGGTCTCATCAACAGTTCTTTGCTCTAg
- the LOC120265494 gene encoding probable RNA-binding protein ARP1 isoform X1 translates to MGQQPFGDTTLTKVFVGGLAWETQKDVLRDHFARFGDILEAVIISDKTSGRSKGYGFVTFKDAESAKKACEDPSPVINGRRANCNLASLGARRLRPSPPPTPISTTPPPPPPRHGARGVAAPPWYYATGTPGPYPQHHHHYHAGVVPFYAAGAATTPAAYGYSPSYVTDYGYNQKLSHGGGGSYVQGQFSHVPIPKPRRDFCSKCYAACIPTVSLPAPPAPHHGSSCSHLPSNYCKHHDHYPHHHLQASCNPCYHSLFCSGTC, encoded by the exons ATGGGCCAGCAGCCATTCGGCGACACCACGCTCACCAAGGTCTTCGTCGGCGGACTCGCATGGGAGACCCAGAAAGACGTTCTGCGTGACCACTTCGCTCGATTCGGTGATATTCTCGAAGCCGTCATCATCTCCGATAAGACCTCCGGCCGTTCCAAGGGCTATGGCTTC GTCACGTTTAAGGATGCTGAATCAGCGAAGAAGGCTTGCGAGGATCCTTCGCCGGTGATCAATGGCCGCCGTGCTAACTGTAACCTCGCTTCGCTCGGTGCACGCCGGCTTCGTCCCTCGCCGCCACCGACCCCGATCTCCACCACTCCTCCGCCGCCCCCTCCGCGGCATG GTGCGAGAGGGGTGGCGGCGCCGCCGTGGTACTACGCAACGGGGACGCCGGGACCGTATCCACAGCATCACCACCACTACCACGCCGGCGTTGTGCCGTTTTACGCCGCCGGCGCTGCCACCACCCCTGCGGCGTACGG GTACTCTCCCTCATACGTGACGGATTATGGTTATAATCag AAACTGAGCCATGGTGGTGGAGGGTCCTATGTTCAGGGTCAGTTCTCCCATGTCCCTATACCCAAGCCAAGGAGGGATTTTTGCTCCAAATGCTATGCTGCCTGTATACCCACTGTATCACTTCCAGCACCACCAGCCCCACACCATGGGTCTTCCTGCTCACATCTTCCCTCCAACTACTGCAAGCACCATGACCACTATCCCCACCATCATCTCCAAGCCTCCTGCAATCCCTGCTACCACAG TTTGTTTTGCAGTGGAACCTGTTAA
- the LOC120265732 gene encoding uncharacterized protein LOC120265732: MEIWRARALRAIVFSPFSPFNKTSLCSFQTLAQPLPLSSFPLLRRCFVVPPPPRHHLLLFPRLPLAARTLASLSSGPELEWREDQQHTPVSCSEDEGCQDHLLEVQQEKQSRFVPVKAYFLCTGIDLKSLQAQNAFNVIPPTSRATNYVVLRFFDIKAEPHGLEAGFGNENYCHYMVVFQYGSVVLFNVSDHEADGYLKIVEKHASGLLPEMRKDDYAVVEKPSLETWMQGGLDYIMLKNLSIDGIRTIGSVLGQSIALDYYIRQVDGMVAEFTDINRGMEKTGTFTMQRKKLFQLVGKANSNLADVILKLGVFERSDIAWKNANYAQIWEYLRDEYELTQRFGSLDFKLKFVEHNIRFLQEILQNRKSDFLEWLIIILISVEILISVFNIARESPISSM, translated from the exons ATGGAGATTTGGAGAGCTCGAGCTCTCAGAGCCATCGTCTTCTCCCCCTTCTCGCCATTCAACAAGACCTCTCTTTGctctttccaaaccctagctcaGCCTCTGCCGCTTTCATCCTTTCCCCTACTCCGCCGCTGCTTTGTCGTGCCACCGCCGCCGCGCCACCACCTGCTCCTCTTCCCGCGACTTCCCCTGGCAGCGAGAACTCTCGCTTCCCTATCTTCCGGGCCGGAGCTTGAATGGAGGGAGGATCAACAGCACACGCCTGTGTCCTGCTCGGAGGACGAGGGTTGTCAGGACCATCTCCTTGAGGTCCAGCAGGAGAAGCAGAGCCGCTTCGTTCCCGTCAAGGCTTACTTCCTCTGCACTGG TATCGATTTGAAGAGTTTGCAGGCTCAGAATGCTTTCAATGTCATTCCTCCAACTTCTCGCGCCACCAATTATGTTGTTCTTAGGTTCTTTGACATTAAGGCTGAGCCTCAT GGCCTCGAGGCTGGTTTTGGGAATGAGAATTACTGCCACTATATGGTTGTTTTCCAATATGGTTCTGTTGTTCTTTTCAATGTTTCGGATCATGAAGCTGATGGATATTTGAAAATAGTGGAGAAACATGCATCAGGTTTGCTACCTGAGATGAGAAAGGATG ATTATGCGGTGGTAGAGAAACCGTCTTTGGAGACCTGGATGCAAGGTGGACTTGATTATATTATGCTGAAAAATTTGAGCATTGATGGAATCCGAACTATTGGAAGTGTTCTTGGGCAAAGTATTGCTCTAGACTATTACATTAGACAA GTTGATGGAATGGTTGCAGAATTCACAGACATCAACCGTGGTATGGAGAAAACTGGTACCTTCACTatgcaaagaaaaaaacttttccAACTTGTGGGGAAGGCAAACTCCAACTTAGCTGATGTCATTCTTAAACTAGGTGTTTTTGAGAG ATCAGACATTGCCTGGAAAAATGCTAATTATGCTCAGATATGGGAGTATCTTAGGGATGAATACGAGCTGACTCAAAGATTTGGAAGCCTTGATTTTAAGCTAAAGTTTGTTGAG CACAATATTCGGTTCctccaagaaattcttcaaaataGAAAATCTGATTTCTTGGAATGGCTCATTATTATTCTGATTAGTGTGGAGATACTTATTTCTGTTTTCAACATTGCCCGGGAATCTCCAATATCTTCAATGTGA
- the LOC120265724 gene encoding LOW QUALITY PROTEIN: L-ascorbate peroxidase, cytosolic-like (The sequence of the model RefSeq protein was modified relative to this genomic sequence to represent the inferred CDS: deleted 1 base in 1 codon), translated as MECDGGWERGLLVAVRNPRFGSKIFRVKSTVKMVKSYPVVSEEYQKAVEKCKKKLRGLIAEKNCAPIMLRLAWHSAGTYDVKTKTGGPFGTIRHPSELAHGANNGLDIAVRLLEPIKEQFPILSYADFYQLAGVVAVEVTGGPEIPFHPGREDTPTPPEEGRLPDATKGSDHLRDVFGHMGLSDQDIVALSGGHTLGRCHKERSGFEGPWTSNPLIFDNTYFKELLSGEKEGLLQLPSDKALLSDPVFRPLVEKYAADEDAFFTDYAEAHLKLSELGFAEA; from the exons ATGGAATGCGATGGAGGGTGGGAGCGTGGTTTGCTCGTGGCCGTGCGAAACCCTCGATTTGGTTCGAAGATTTTTCGGG TGAAATCAACAGTGAAAATGGTGAAATCTTACCCGGTGGTGAGCGAGGAGTACCAGAAGGCGGTGGAGAAGTGCAAGAAGAAGCTACGTGGACTCATCGCCGAGAAGAACTGCGCTCCGATCATGCTCCGCCTTGC GTGGCACTCGGCGGGGACGTATGATGTTAAGACGAAGACTGGTGGGCCTTTTGGGACGATCAGGCATCCGTCAGAGCTTGCTCAT GGTGCTAACAATGGATTGGACATCGCTGTCCGGCTGTTGGAGCCGATCAAGGAGCAGTTCCCCATCCTCAGCTATGCTGACTTCTACCAG CTGGCTGGAGTTGTGGCTGTGGAGGTGACTGGAGGCCCTGAGATCCCTTTCCACCCAGGAAGAGAG GACACACCCACACCACCTGAGGAGGGACGTCTGCCTGATGCCACCAAAG GTTCTGACCATCTTAGGGATGTGTTTGGTCACATGGGTCTGAGTGATCAGGACATTGTTGCACTCTCTGGTGGTCACACACTG GGAAGGTGCCACAAGGAGCGTTCTGGCTTTGAGGGACCCTGGACCTCAAACCCACTCATCTTCGATAACACCTACTTCAA GGAGCTTCTGAGCGGGGAAAAGGAAGGTCTTCTACAACTTCCATCTGACAAGGCTCTTCTGAGTGATCCTGTATTCCGCCCCCTTGTTGAAAAATATGCTGCT GATGAGGATGCATTCTTCACAGACTATGCTGAAGCTCACTTGAAGCTCTCTGAATTGGG GTTTGCTGAAGCTTGA
- the LOC120265494 gene encoding probable RNA-binding protein ARP1 isoform X2, whose translation MGQQPFGDTTLTKVFVGGLAWETQKDVLRDHFARFGDILEAVIISDKTSGRSKGYGFVTFKDAESAKKACEDPSPVINGRRANCNLASLGARRLRPSPPPTPISTTPPPPPPRHGARGVAAPPWYYATGTPGPYPQHHHHYHAGVVPFYAAGAATTPAAYGYSPSYVTDYGYNQKLSHGGGGSYVQGQFSHVPIPKPRRDFCSKCYAACIPTVSLPAPPAPHHGSSCSHLPSNYCKHHDHYPHHHLQASCNPCYHSGTC comes from the exons ATGGGCCAGCAGCCATTCGGCGACACCACGCTCACCAAGGTCTTCGTCGGCGGACTCGCATGGGAGACCCAGAAAGACGTTCTGCGTGACCACTTCGCTCGATTCGGTGATATTCTCGAAGCCGTCATCATCTCCGATAAGACCTCCGGCCGTTCCAAGGGCTATGGCTTC GTCACGTTTAAGGATGCTGAATCAGCGAAGAAGGCTTGCGAGGATCCTTCGCCGGTGATCAATGGCCGCCGTGCTAACTGTAACCTCGCTTCGCTCGGTGCACGCCGGCTTCGTCCCTCGCCGCCACCGACCCCGATCTCCACCACTCCTCCGCCGCCCCCTCCGCGGCATG GTGCGAGAGGGGTGGCGGCGCCGCCGTGGTACTACGCAACGGGGACGCCGGGACCGTATCCACAGCATCACCACCACTACCACGCCGGCGTTGTGCCGTTTTACGCCGCCGGCGCTGCCACCACCCCTGCGGCGTACGG GTACTCTCCCTCATACGTGACGGATTATGGTTATAATCag AAACTGAGCCATGGTGGTGGAGGGTCCTATGTTCAGGGTCAGTTCTCCCATGTCCCTATACCCAAGCCAAGGAGGGATTTTTGCTCCAAATGCTATGCTGCCTGTATACCCACTGTATCACTTCCAGCACCACCAGCCCCACACCATGGGTCTTCCTGCTCACATCTTCCCTCCAACTACTGCAAGCACCATGACCACTATCCCCACCATCATCTCCAAGCCTCCTGCAATCCCTGCTACCACAG TGGAACCTGTTAA
- the LOC120265436 gene encoding LOW QUALITY PROTEIN: mitogen-activated protein kinase 5-like (The sequence of the model RefSeq protein was modified relative to this genomic sequence to represent the inferred CDS: deleted 1 base in 1 codon) → MDGAPTTDFPVVLTHGGRYLQYDIFGNLFEISAKYQPPIMPIGRGAYGIVCSVMNSETREMVAIKKIANAFDNHMDAKRTLREIKLLRHLDHENIIGIRDVIPPSNPEAFNDVYVATELMDSDLHNIIRSNQNLSEEHCQYFLYQILRGLKYIHSANVIHRDLKPSNLLLNANCDLKICDFGLARPTSENDIMTEYVVTRWYRAPELLLNSTDYTAAIDVWSVGCIFMELMNRKPLFPGRDHMHQMRLIMERIGTPSEAELGFIRNEDAKRYMRHLPHHPRQPFATSFPHVRPAAIDLIERMLTFDPYRRITVEEALAHPYLEKLHDVSDEPICMDPFSFEFEQHALTEEQMKELIYKEALAFNPQYGF, encoded by the exons ATGGACGGAGCGCCGACGACCGACTTCCCGGTGGTGCTGACGCATGGCGGGAGGTATTTGCAGTATGATATATTTGGGAATCTGTTTGAGATCTCGGCCAAGTACCAGCCGCCGATAATGCCGATCGGAAGAGGAGCTTATGGGATTGTTTG ctCGGTGATGAATTCGGAGACGAGGGAAATGGTTGCGATAAAGAAGATTGCGAACGCTTTTGATAATCATATGGATGCTAAGAGGACTCTGAGAGAGATTAAGCTTCTGAGGCATTTGGATCATGAGAAT ATTATAGGAATACGAGATGTAATCCCGCCATCAAATCCAGAAGCATTTAATGATGTGTATGTTGCTACCGAGCTTATGGACAGTGATCTTCATAATATAATTCGGTCAAACCAAAATTTATCCGAGGAGCACTGCCAG TATTTTCTGTACCAGATTCTTCGTGGTTTGAAATATATTCATTCAGCAAATGTTATTCATAGAGATTTGAAGCCGAGCAACCTACTGTTGAATGCTAATTGTGACCTTAAGATATGTGATTTTGGCCTTGCACGCCCAACATCGGAAAATGATATTATGACAGAGTATGTTGTTACAAGATGGTATAGAGCACCCGAATTGCTGCTCAACTCGACTGATTATACTGCTGCAATTGATGTATGGTCTGTTGGTTGCATA TTCATGGAGCTAATGAACAGGAAGCCACTATTCCCCGGAAGGGATCACATGCATCAAATGCGTCTGATTATGGAG CGCATTGGCACACCCAGTGAAGCTGAACTTGGATTTATCCGGAATGAAGATGCAAAGAGATACATGAGGCATCTCCCCCATCACCCTCGTCAGCCATTTGCAACTTCCTTCCCACATGTTCGCCCTGCTGCCATAGATCTTATTGAGAGGATGCTGACTTTTGATCCCTACAGAAGAATTACAG TCGAAGAAGCACTTGCTCATCCATACCTTGAAAAACTACATGATGTTTCGGATGAACCTATTTGCATGGATCCTTTCTCCTTTGAATTTGAACAACACGCATTGACTGAAGAACAGATGAAGGAATTGATATACAAAGAAGCTCTTGCTTTTAATCCACAGTATGGTTtctaa
- the LOC120265873 gene encoding probable sugar phosphate/phosphate translocator At3g11320 — MASAPEPTNGLPFTIVLVTTWYSCNIGLLLLNKYLLSNYGFSYPIFLTMCHMTACSLLSYASVAWLKVVPLQIVRSRVQLLKIAALSLVFCFSVVGGNISLKFLPVSFNQAVGCDDAVLHRRVRVFHGDEARDLDHVSHSRSGRRRRHDRQPGGEPSFHLFGFIMCISATAARALKSVLQGILLSSEGEKLNSINLLLYMAPIAVIFLLPATIIMEPNVLAITVTLAREDKKIICYLLFNSSMAYFVNLTNFLVTKHTSALTLQVLGNAKGAVAVVISILIFRNPVSLTGMLGYALTVFGVVLYSESKKRSK, encoded by the exons ATGGCGTCGGCGCCGGAACCGACCAACGGACTTCCCTTCACGATCGTGCTTGTGACGACGTGGTACTCGTGCAACATCGGCCTTCTCCTTCTGAACAAGTACTTGCTCTCCAACTATGGATTCAGCTACCCGATCTTCCTCACCATGTGCCATATGACGGCGTGCTCGCTCTTGAGCTATGCGTCGGTGGCGTGGTTGAAGGTTGTGCCTCTTCAAATAGTGAGATCGCGTGTTCAGTTGTTGAAGATCGCTGCTCTTAGCCTTGTCTTTTGCTTCTCCGTCGTTGGCGGCAACATCTCGTTGAAGTTTCTTCCGGTGTCGTTCAACCAGGCCGTTGGGTGCGACGACGCCGTTCTTCACCGCCGTGTTCGCGTATTTCATGGCGATGAAGCGCGAGACTTGGATCACGTATCTCACTCTCGTTCCGGTCGTCGCCGGCGTCATGATCGCCAGCCGGGG GGAGAGCCAAGTTTTCATCTATTTGGATTTATCATGTGTATTAGTGCAACTGCTGCAAGGGCACTCAAGTCAGTGTTACAAGGAATTTTGTTATCTTCTGAAGG GGAAAAGCTAAATTCTATCAATCTTCTTCTATATATGGCGCCGATTGCTGTTATTTTCCTACTTCCTGCAACAATAATCATGGAGCCCAATGTTCTTGCCATCACAGTAACACTTGCTAGGGAAGATAAAAAGATCATTTGTTATCTGCTTTTCAATTCCTCCATGGCTTATTTCGTCAACCTAACCAATTTCCTCGTTACCAAACATACTAGTGCCTTGACTCTACAG GTTCTTGGTAATGCCAAAGGTGCAGTGGCAGTTGTGATTTCAATACTGATATTCAGAAACCCTGTATCCTTAACTGGGATGCTGGGCTATGCACTCACTGTCTTTGGGGTTGTTCTTTACAGTGAATCTAAAAAGCGTAGCAAGTAG